A region of Thioalbus denitrificans DNA encodes the following proteins:
- a CDS encoding ACT domain-containing protein: MMFDIQMQAGRAPATLERILQAARVRGFELQGLEVRPTADGRHYRVRLTVESELPPARLIRQLEKQVGISELTTLLKAGREAPVPAAASS; this comes from the coding sequence ATGATGTTCGACATCCAGATGCAGGCCGGCCGGGCGCCGGCGACTCTCGAGCGCATCCTGCAGGCGGCGCGGGTACGCGGTTTCGAGCTCCAGGGACTGGAGGTGCGGCCAACGGCCGACGGCCGGCACTACCGGGTGCGGCTCACCGTGGAGAGCGAACTGCCCCCGGCGCGGCTGATCCGCCAGCTGGAGAAGCAGGTGGGGATCAGCGAGCTGACGACGCTGCTGAAGGCGGGCCGGGAGGCGCCGGTTCCCGCCGCGGCCTCCTCCTGA